The DNA sequence GCCACTTATTTTCATTGAACACTGTGCAGCAATACACTTAATTTTATCCTATGATAAAAGTTAATACGATTATTATATAGACAAGTGAACTTGCAACGTATTTTCGTTTACAATATTATCGAAACAAATTATTTGACAGTAGTGGTAGCACTGGTTGAATAGACATTTTGATAGGCTCGCCATATCTAaaagccgtaacacactaccgccACCACACACTACATCAATGTcacggtgcggtagtgtgtaatgGCTATAAAAATTCCGGCTGGAAATCTGTCACTGCCTTGAAACCTGATAGATTACCGACATCAGAAATAAACCATCCGGAATTCCACAGCGTCTGCGATGGGCTTTACATATTTGCCAAAATGTATATTCAAAATTACTCtcctacataaaaatattgtttgtttGGATAACATTCATcctatagccccctccagactatgcgcgtgaatcgcgggcgaagccgcgaacgcgagtgtggagtctagttcgctgatatgtgaaatcgactccagactcgcgttcgcggcttcgcgccgcgattcgcgcacgagtgtggagcgggcttatcACTTACACTGAACATTAAGACGTATCTGTTATTTTATCTGTGGCGTGTAAATAGctatatagatagataaatatgtatttaggaaaagtttaagaaaataattccaaaagtttaaataagttggaaatttgttagATAAATTATTACACATTGATAGCACAATCTTACAACAATTTTTGCATTGTTATTTGTAAATGTTGTCGTCAATATACTACTTAAacattcattttattgattaaatacaaCCAAAATGTACCTGTATAGACAATTCGAAACACTAGTTAACCTTCAGATCAAAGAGATATTATAGTATTCATATTTGCCTATACAATGTTTTATTTCTTGTTGGTCTGAATAAAAAATAGACTCCAAAATGAGCCAGATAGGGAAAGAAAAATCGTACTTTTGTctttttactgtttttttttttcagatttttcgCCCCCTAGTCTGAGACGAGGCCACACTATCCAACTGTCAGAACTATACTGAGATCTGAGATATTGCTGACTTGTTAACATGACCACATTAATGTTAGTATGCCGTTcatccctttcgcacttacatatttgtcaGAAGGGGACGAAATCTTAATCTCGATCATGCTAACGATGCTGGTATTCAcggaaattaaaaatataaggcaCCTTTTACTTTATTATGCCTATTATTTGTACTGCGCGTTGAACGAACTGTCTGGATATCACTTTTGACCGTCCGGTTTTGTGCTTAAAAACATTTGTCGGTTTCGGAGGGCCTCCCGCGAAgcaagttcgacgtgttgcctccctgtcacacttacgtactaatttacaagtgcgacagagaggcaacacgtcgaacgtgcttcgcggtaggccttcagtCTAGCAGTACGGCTGGATAGAGTGGCCTCACAAATCAGAAACGTCTTATTGTACAACAAAATCCAACTTCAATACACCGAGCGTCACTTTATACCATTACAATATATCTTTATAAATATTACAGATGTATTTATACGCTAGTGGCAGTTATGACTCTGGTTTAACGGTATGCGACGGCTGAACTTTGCATTTAGATAATAAGGGATACAGAAATGTCAATGTAGCggtgaaatataaaaaaaaatagtagaaCAAAACTTTTTTCGTCCTGTATTAGTCAATTAGGGTTGCCAGCAATCTttatttgaagttttattaaaatagatttttattCATTCTTGGAAATACATTTTCTGTGTCCCAAATTATCTTTACAATACTAAAACTCCATAGATAGATATCTTTTAGCTCTACAGAAATCGGACGTCAATTCTTAGAAAAATCATTATTCGAAGCGACAAACTTACCTTAtgattagagtcagaccaagaaaagtctgcagcggatttgatagcccacgcagagcacgtgttattttaaacgtcaaacttctatgaaaatatgacatataaataatacttacacagcgtgggctatcaaatccgctgcggacttttcttggtccgactctacgtACATAACCAGTGCGTAAATCAAATAGGTTTCAAAATAAAATGCAAAGgggatgttttttttaaagcgtcCGTTATACTATGTGTCGttcaggtaggtaggtacttttatatCACCCAAACAGTTCATTTGCATAGATCACAAAAACGGATCCTGAATTCCGGAAACTATAAATGACACTTTGTAGATATTAAAGtgactttatttttttttatgttttcggATGTATTAAATGAATTAAACATACCTATTCTACTACAAGATAAGTCTGTCGCGTCGTTTCTCTCGCTCTGACTACGAAACCCATTGAAGCTCATGCAAGTTCTTACAAAGTAAGTTTACAATTACGTAAATGAAGTACCATGCAGTTAAGATAAAATATTGGATAAACGTACTACTAATTATTAAAACCCCATAGAAacaataaatgaataataaaacattctAATCGCCTCTCCTTATTCAGCTCTCTGTCAACTAAAATTAATCATAAATCGAccagaaaataataatatttaaagtacagaaGCTACTGAACACAAAGTGTGTCTCTTCTGTGCTATATCATTATTATTCTCGATAGAAAGATTACCTCTCTcaatgtcaaaataaaatagCTACTAATTAAGCTAATGAAGATGttccaataataaaaaaactaagaTCAGCAATCAAGCTCCATAttgattaaaaactaaaaaataaatcacTTGATCAAGcgcaaaaaaaaacttaaaggaAACTTCCACGTTTCGACTAGTTACCTTGTGAATAAAAAGCAAATTGTACAGCTGAAATTAGGAACGTACAACTGACATATGAGCATCTCGAAATCCTTCCAAGTAATCCAAAAATTCTATACTAACATACTTATCACAGGTTAAGGGGACAAGAGAAAGAATAAGTGTTCTCTTAATACGGTACGATATAAAAACTAAGACAACTTACGATGTACGAAAGCCGTTCGGCCGAAATCGTTTCAAATTATAATCCTAAGCCCATGTGGAGCCTTGAAAGGCTGAGATCGATACTTATGTATTACGTTGACTGGCGGGTAAGCGTGAAGCCGACTATAGTACGAAAGGAGCACATAAGGCGATATCCCCACACGTAGCGCGATCAGCCGCCGTCGctcaataataattaatgtgtcAAAAATACTTCGGTTCGCTGCGGCGTCTGAGCGCGCTTCGTCGGAAGCGGGGCCGACGAAACCAAACAACACAATCACAATAGGTCACAATCACAAGTAGCGACCGCGTTGCCTATTTTGGAGCCGGCCCCTATGGTTCGGCGCTCGGCCTCGCCCGGCGCTGCATCAGGAGCAGTTCTCGGCCTGGTATGGGCTGGCCGGAGGCCTCGGCATGGTCGCTGCTCGCTCACTGTCTCATCACAAGAGTCCTTCGCACAGTCTCCGATATGACACGTCGGCGCGCGGCCCAAGGGGTGCGAGGACCGCGCGCCTAATCCCACCCGTTCTCTTTCACCATGTGAGCCAGTTCTATTATGAACTTGCCCTCTTTATACTTCTGGCTGGATTCGAAGGCGTGCTCCTGAAATAGAAAGACGGGCGCATTATAACAGGATCATATGAAAGCACTTTTACCTAATtgaatttttagtgttccgtacaaaactttgttcacggaacacttatgggatcacttcggtcttttAGTACCTACGAATGGCCTGGGTCTGTTGATGGAGCTCGTTGACACTGGAATTACTGATTGTGATTTCGAATAGCTATGACCAAAATTCTTCTTCTCTAGTTGGCAACATAGGTTGTTGCTACTGGTAGTGCTAGGATGCATATAACACCGTGTTTTGGAGGCTAACGAGATAAAGTCTTGAGTGTTTTGACGATAAAACAGAATAAGGGAAAATGGTATCTACTGTTAAGAGAGCTGAAAATTAAAAACACCTACTGGGAGTATTGGGGCTATTGGAAGTTGGGAGACAGCTATGCAATTTGTTACCATGTCATAATTTAAACGCATTCAGGACTGACTGGTGACATTTCCGAAATTCATGACACATCTCTTTGCGCGGTAGTGATTATTTTGAACGAGATGATAAGACTTAGAACGACCAATTTCATGTTCCATTTTATATCGAACTATCGTAACCTTTGATAACCCTGCCTCCCTGACCGCATTACCTCATGACCCTAGGGGATCAAAGCAAACATTTCGCAAATCTTCTGTCTATTCTGACGTCAAAATTACGATAACTGTGTACCTACATACGTGCCGGTCGATAGGTAGATTGTGCAAGGGcatatgtattaaaataattgCTATTGCAATATAACGATCGATATGGACACACAGTCACACACAGTATGGACAGTGATATGGGTGTCACAGTCGGTGGTCTGTAAAGAATGGAAGGAGTAGGTTCTTACCTTCACGGGAATGAAGCTCGTTCCATCAGGAAGAGAACATACTGAGTACTGTTATATGTGTAGGAAGATACGAGTAAGGATATTTAAAGAGATAATACGTCATTTGGTAAGGACGTACACTAGTACAGTAAACTACAGTACTTGTAATCTGTAGAAATAGAGGTGTACCTCTAATTCTAATAAGGAACTGATCAAAACCCGCGGTCCTTAAACATCGGTCCGGCCCTAGAGAGAAAAGAGACACCCGAAAGCCATACAATAAGGAGAAAATAAAGTGGGAGAGCCGAAGGCCTGGAAAAGATCAAGGTTGGTGACCGATGAGCTAAAGTGACTAAACGAACGTGACAAGCGATCGACTGCCTCCGGCGTTCAGTGCCGGTTTAGAGTTGTAAAAGGTAATAACACCAATGTTAAGGACACTTGCACCTTGCACCATtaactaacccagggttaaccggttatacctggagttaccatggttacccgtACAATTGACTCTGGGTTATCGGTTTAACCGttttaccccgggttagtgggatggtgcaaatggcccttagctgcctttccactgaggcGAAGATGAGAGGAGGCGTGCGGGAATCAAACCAATAGCAAGGCAGCCATATAGCCATGGCCATAGGTGGAATTTAGGTCTTAGCAATAAACCGTTAATGGccgttggggcggaaaggttctcgtagcggccacgtaccggaaggcgcagcgtgggtagaccccccacaaggtgaactgacgacctggtaaaggtcgcgggagtccgctgtatgcgggtggcgcaagaccggtcattgtggcactctttgggggaggcctatgtccagcaatggacgtcctctggctgatatgatgatgatgatgaataaaccGTGCTTGGAGTGTGGATGATTAAAGATACTCACGTATTTCCAGCCGAGCATGGTTTTGCAGCACTCGCAGTAGATGTCGGCGACGGCGTGGAGCCCCGTGAGCAAGACGCGCTCCTCCGCTGGCCCGCAGCCCACGTTCACACTGTAACCAACCATTTTCAACATAAACTCGTTATCCGTAATAACACAATGGGGTTAGCAGCACAacatggcgccagcatagccctgtcaatccctagaaatgtgtcaaaattttgattttttaatggaattttatgccCTGTAAGCCCTTTAACCCAAATCTCATAGAGaaaaaattctatgaaattatgacgtacaaatgacactttcactgcggggctatcaaaattgctgcagacttttcgtggtctaactctagaaaaAGGAGCATGCTATGATgtcgccatctatgcaaacctttgacatttGCCAACCCCCATTGTGATCCCTATCGGCAGAATGTTACCTCTGCCTCTATATAGGCGCAGTAAAATATGCGGATAATCTAAGGTTTTTGAGGTCTTGATATTAGGATGGTCATACTCACACTGAATTAAACAAGTACGCGCGCCCCTGGCTGCCTTGGAACGACTGGAAAAGATAATAGTcaagattatttatttcatataataaaaatacttagttCATAAAACTGGAGTTACTAAACCCAtagtacagtcgctatcagatatatcggagcggccaaggtgttcacaatatctgaacaagcactctaacgccttgacaatattagaggcgtgctcagatatttgtgagcaccttggccgctccgatatatctgatggcgactgtaccaataCACCAAGATTCGCATAGTCAAGCACGGTACGGCACAGTTGCTCCTTCAAAAAGACTCAAATGATCCATACGAGATAAAAAAAGCCATAAAACCTGTTTAATATCAGACTCATCGTACCTAGTACATTACATTACCTATCCTACATTAGGTTTTACGAAAGTAATGTAAGATAATTTGTTTTCCTTTAATAACCTCGTCAAGGCAGCAGGCTGACGTTTCTACAAAAGGGCATAAATTATAGTAAGTAATTTTGCCATTTTTAGCCACGCCATTAAATATAACAGCAatttgaagtaggtacctactacttagTGGGTAATCATAATCAAGTTAAGAAGACTTCGCTAACCCGAAAGAAATAATATCACAATCCGTCATGCAAATGCGGACGATAAAATTAAAGTTCCAcaaagttaaataaatgtaaaagtgTCCGAAACGTTTTTGTGAGCGTTGAATCACAGAAGTTTGCTGTTTAGAAGTTGTCTATTTGTCGGGACCTTTGAATTGAATTAGAATTTAACGAAACAAAGGATTGCTTCGCGGTTTTATTTGTGGAGGGTTTTGAAAAGGACAACAATCAGACAAACAGATTTGTTGAAAACGGTTTTTGTGTGTGGTAAAAAGAATTGAATGCTGACATCCCCTAAATATACTTTCATTAGAGGACGTCGTTAAACTCCTAAATCAGTACCTCTATTTAGTTTCTTCAGAAATTTATTAACAGGTAAAAATGAGAGCTtatcaggctcccatgagccgtgacaaaatgccgggataacgcgaggaagaagaagatgccTTTGTGGCAGGCATAGGTTGGAGCGGCGTGCGGATTTGCATCAGTGTGATCAAGACATTGGAGATTCTTGGTTAGCTCACCTTAGATATAAGCTCGTCATGGCTGGCCAGGTGCGCGCGGCAGTGTATGCAGCTGTAGGTCCGGTGCGCCGGCGGGAGGTACGCCTGGAACGTCTTGACCGGCGTCCGGGCCGCGCCCTCGCCTGCCACGCCACGGTTAGTCAGCCCCTCACGCATGAGTGCCTGCTAGCTACCAATAAAAACGCCGTTAGGCGTATCTACACTACTGTGGAGAACCCAAGGGCAGGAAAAGGACTAGGATAGAAAACTGGTACGTTACTACTACTGGTAGTTAAGGTGCGGCCTGAATTCACACGTGGTATTAAGATTGATGACGCCAATTCAATTGCCAACTAATGTCGAGCACTGggacattttgaataaaaaactttggctaaatatttaatgagctGAGCTTTTAGAAATTAAAACTCATTCAGAGATCGTGATAACCGATATGATAGATATTTGAATAAGCCTTCTCAAATCCGTGTGCATATGGCATTCTATACACGTCAATTTAAAGAATAGAGAGATCAATGTataatttaaacaaatatgCGAGATTGTGTGTCAGGAACTACACAATTATGAACGTTATGAACTTATGaagagttttaaatattttttgttcatTATGTAGATGTTGTTTACCGATCATTTAGGATTGTTTACCAATCAAAAAGGAGTaagaatttaattatttaccaaGGGATTTTTTTGTAAGGGTATATGGCTGGTAAAAGAGGATCTCCACAGAAGTGTACAATTTTAATTCGCACATGGGCGACAGTTTAACAGCACTCATGCGAAATTACAGAttaatacagataaaaaatattacagaAAACTTTACACACCCCCTGTCTTACAATAAACAAAACATATTAAGTATAGGAAAAGTTATACATGTTCCAATAACGACAGTTTTTTCAGAAAAACTAAATTGACGTAAATTTTTTCGATTCATCTTTTTGGCATTGGGAACCAGTGGCTAGATTATTTTAAGACAAGGTGCATAATCACTTAATCAGGTAGATTCATCGGATTCTGAATGTAAAAATTCACACAAAATTAACTATCTTTTTGGGTAATTCATAACTTTCTGAGTTTTTGagttataaattaatataactATAAATCAATTTTATTGAGATAAGTACTAATCCTTTATTATTTACACCTTTCAGAACTCGTGACAAGTGACAATGACCACCAAAAGCGCTGCCAACACTCGCAAGGCAACTGCGCgccaactagagatgcaacttAAGACTACTACACAAGATCTACAGGAGTCGAGGGCCTTGTCCAAGCAGTTGTTGCAGGATAGGGAGGAGAGCGAACTACAGTTCAAGAAATTGGTCGACACAAACTCAGATTTAAGACGGGACCTGGCAGACAATGATGTGCAGTTGACTGATGCCCGTGGTGAAGTGGACCGTTTGCAAGAGGCAGTAGACTCATTCAATCAGTGCGCTTCTACGCATGAAGTGGCCTTAACCCGCATCACACATTTGGAAGAGGAACTGGGTGCGGCTAATgatgaacttaatttgtttaggAGAGAGCGGGAGCACTATGATGCTTCGGAACTACAAAATGTGTACCAAGAGTTGGCAAGCGGTGAAACTCAAATTAGTAAGGACTCTAGatatttagtatattttaatAGTAGCAATAAGTTAAAAAAGTATATCAAGATTAATAGGTATATTAGGAGAACCCAGAAGCTTATCAAAGGCCAGGCATGcattaaaaaatatagtaaattaAAACATGCATTATCGGTTATGAAAAATAGGGTTCAAAATTGTCATTTGGAGCTTGAAACCAAGGAATCAAATTACCAGAAGTTACATGCCGATATAAATAGGTTAAAAGATGAGCTTCTGGTAATAACCACCATGTATGAAACCACCAAAAAACAAGTTGAGGAGCACATCAAGGCTTTTAATAAATTGCTGcaagaaaatcaaaatttagaGGAGCGATGCAAGTCACTACTTAATGGAAATATTTGTAATTGTGGCCAAATGccaccagcaaaagttgttGAAGCCGATGTGGCCCTCAACACTTCTAGGCCAGCTGTACCAGTAGTCACACAGCCCCCTAGAGCAGTCAGTAAGACTGTTGTTTTTTCAGATCAGATTGGGCTAGGAATGGGCCCATTATTAAGCTACAGATTAGAGCAGAAAGTCTCAAATTACTGTTATCAAaacattactttgtctcacttgTGTGACCTTATTTCAAAGGGATGTTATGATAgcagtactacacttgtaattttattaggaAATAGCCTTAATGTAGATAAGCCTAGCATAGATAAGTTGATGTCCActttaagtattattgaaaaatctggTGTGGGGAAAATCATTTTATGTGCACTGCCTTATGCAGAGAATATGTCTTAtgactataatagtaaagtagcaCACTACAATTCTTTGATGTACCATGCCATATCTGTCAATAAAAAGTACCATTTCTTTgacttaaataaattcattgagCGCTTCATGCTAGCTCCAAGGTATTTCTgccaaagaaatattttgtatacctagtGGATTTATTGGCCTATAATATTGAGCCAAATAGATTTAGTAGTGTTATAGCTAATTCTCAGTCAGCTGACAAAGTCAAGGACCccatgccaaatttaaactagaTTGTAAGACAGCGGAAAAACGCCTGAGTATGAATATTATTCACCAGAATATTCAGGGTTTTTCCAGCAAAGAATTagaaataggtttatttttagataataataatgttgaaGTTATGTGTATCACTGAACATTGGCTGAAAGATGGgcagtttttatttgattttgttaactttAAATTAGTCAGTTTTTTTGCTAGACAGTCTGCTGTTCATGGTGGTTCcctgataattgttaaaaattgcatgAAATCTAAAGAGCGTAAAGATATTGTAAATTATTCCATAGAAAGAATTATCGAAATTTCCTGTgtagaattagaaaaatatattattgtatgtgttTACAGACCACCATCAGCTGACTTCAGCACATTTGAAACTACAATGGAAAGTGTGCTGAAATTAGTATGTAAGGGCCAAAAACATGTTATAGTCTGTGGAGATTTTAATGTTAACTTGCTCGAGTCCTCTAGTAACACTGTTAAAATGCTGTGTTTGTTTAaatcattcaatttatttaacttgtttcttgAACCTACTCGGGTAGGGGTAACTAGTGCAACATGTCtggataatatattttgtaattgtgaatgtatagataagcaaatatttaactgtttttattCTGATCATAGCGGTCAAAGGGCTGTTTTCTTAAGCGATATTCGTGATACTCCACAAACAATAACATATAGACCCATTACTAGTAGTCGCTTGGAAttattcaaaaatgaaattcaaaaaagtCTTTGTAGGTTACCATTTTCACATTACAACTGTAATAATTTGTATGAAGATGTTTTTAACGTAATTCTTtatcattttaatcaaaatttcaGTATGAAAACTATTAGTGGGTCAAAAACTAGAACAAAGTTTAGTGAATGGGCTACTGCAGGCATTTATAAAAGTAGAAAAAGGCTTTATGAACTTTATAGTGAGAGAGAGCTGAACAAAAATACAGATTTCCTGGACTATGTGAGGAACTACTCAAAAATCTTCAAGAGAGTGTGTTTAACAGCcaaagcaaactatacaagttctaaactgaaagtgtcggacaacaaagtgaagacaacatggaatattataaataaggaagctggtaaatgtaaatcacgcgattgtcaagtcaacattgtctcggataaacaacagaccatgtcaaacaacgatgttgcctcggcattcgaagattatttttctaaaatagctattaataccacgaaatgtctacattcatcttcgtctcgagctcattccttactttgtgctaatgttaagaaatgtaatattaactttgagtttagtctagtagattcagcaattattgttaaaacattcaagtcactcaatttaaagaaaacggaagacttatggggaacatccgttagagtcattagtcatgtcttggacgtaatagcgccttacttagccgtaatttataatatttcaatttcacaaggagtctttccagatcttatgaaatatagcaaagtcatacctctttttaaatcgggtgattcgagtgatatggctaattaccgtccaatatcaatacttcctgtactaagtaaagtttttgaaaagttaatgttaaatgatctactgggtcacttcaacagacatactttactcacaagcaatcagtttggtttcacaaagggccgttccacgaccgatgctgcttcggtacttattaaacatatttatgatatttgggaaaattcttgtgatgcaattggcatattttgtgatctttctaaagcatttgattgtgtggatcatggaacgctcattttgaaattagaacactatggtctgtcagtaaatgccctaaactttatgtcttcttaccttagcaacagaacacaaacagttgttgtaaacaaaacccggtctagcggtactgtagtccaattaggagtgccacaaggttctattttgggtccattcctgtttttggtttatataaatgatttgccatgtgtagtagaaaatctttgtgaaattgttctttttgctgatgacacatcattactttttaaggttgatcgtaaatctaccgattacagtgtaattaacagcacactcgttaatgtactaaactggtttactatgaacaatttgcttcttaatgctaagaaaactaaatgcattcgattttctttgccgaatgttaaaccagtcgatactgagatacttttgaataatgaatgcttagagatggtagataaagcactgtttcttggtttaacattggacaaaaatctacaatggagtcctcatataagaacactagcaaacaaattaagttcggccgcttacgctgtgaggagaattagacaattgactaatgttgagacagctcgccttgtttattatagttattttcatagtgtaatgtcatatggtattctggtttggggcaaagcagctgacatacagactatatttgtcttacaaaagagagccattcgttctatatataatttaagggtgcgtgaatcattaagagaactttttaaagaaattaatattttaactgtagcttcccaatacatatatgatagtattatttatgttgttaagaatctagactccttcactaagaattctgatgtccataactataatactagaaataaaaataagcttgctatcagaaagtttcgtgttcgtaaagtacagaagtcattcgttgggcaatgcattcatttttataacaagttacctgaggatgctttaagattaccctttccagctcttaagaattacttaaaaaagtcattgatgttgaaggcttattacagagtcgaggactacttgacagacaaacatgcatggtccaaaccagaaactgtaataacgacaagtagcaattaaaaacattgtattatgtgtagagttaaaggtgactcagctcaggtaagaaagcacatcaaattgtatgaaagcatctcataacaatcagttagattcatataatatgtattctcatttcttttattgattttattttcttttccttttgtaagatttgatttgttttctgaaagagctacgtatttgtgatttcatgtgcatatatgtttattttttatatcaaattctataaagttatgtactcactgagtataattgcatgaattctatagtaatttaaattgtattaattactcgtaatgcatgttaattataagatgtaataatgttttgaaaagatgtgtcccgccgagtttgttgccggtcccatattgggataccctcctccaattgaggggggatttaaatcttctcggggcagaggtgtacggttggagccggtaaaggtttatttgacgttcataagcgcattgtaatatgcctacttgaataaactattttttatctttttatctttatctttatctaacTGTAACATGATCTCGAattgtaaattttaagactTAATATTACTTCTTAAGGTTAGTGTAACTGATAAAAAACCTCAACGTTTAGCAGGTTGAACGTGTTCACGCTCCAAGTacctacagttcgtttttttagcattagaaagaacttgcaagaaggtaagcgatcttgacatgtctttttattgaaaaacgctttttaaaaatgaaaaactattacttatgaaagcagaagaatataaatgatcgtattaggttcataattgttacatatttgccgtaacttatttttgaaaTGTGTCTTCGTAAATAAGTTATCAAATGGTTATATCATATTGACATATTCTCAACAGAAAATTTTGAGcattataatgaaaaaaatatttagaaataATAATACGTACCTTAGGTATAATAAAGTATTGTTAATTTTTTATGTGCAGTGGACTGGGGCTGAAGACATCCGCGAATGGGTTCCAGCCACCTTTACTACTGCAAATTTTAATATGCAAGTAATCTCTTCCGAACTTCCGTGCAGCAAACTTCATTGAGTCC is a window from the Cydia fagiglandana chromosome 13, ilCydFagi1.1, whole genome shotgun sequence genome containing:
- the LOC134670350 gene encoding protein yippee-like isoform X2, with product MREGLTNRGVAGEGAARTPVKTFQAYLPPAHRTYSCIHCRAHLASHDELISKSFQGSQGRAYLFNSVVNVGCGPAEERVLLTGLHAVADIYCECCKTMLGWKYEHAFESSQKYKEGKFIIELAHMVKENGWD
- the LOC134670350 gene encoding protein yippee-like isoform X1, yielding MWAAGGCCSRQAGEGAARTPVKTFQAYLPPAHRTYSCIHCRAHLASHDELISKSFQGSQGRAYLFNSVVNVGCGPAEERVLLTGLHAVADIYCECCKTMLGWKYEHAFESSQKYKEGKFIIELAHMVKENGWD